From a region of the Papilio machaon chromosome 26, ilPapMach1.1, whole genome shotgun sequence genome:
- the LOC106721215 gene encoding serine proteinase stubble, producing the protein MRIWFVVILFYKQTDSQANDEYVKNMARAFPVQKIIPFHRNIQILNAQKFIKALPDNTHLPKKYGAPATYTVFPAIATKSHRITHFPIETLFGANSIVRKVPHQRLLNYSRFKRSALTNVTKSKTRRHRNNDDRKDKYVPNISRNDKINQKNRVAKARNISVVSRTPKILENKKEKSDLKSASKSDKGKKGKNTKRHDHRVTKKIKRSQTSKTRSKKNRKESNRRSDRNTNQRVNASRRLLAGKDATIEQYPYTVSIQKGDEHWCSGALLNPRLVITTANCVWKSTQVSRMKIRAGSKYSDRGGQVAGIQELMRHPGWSIRHNPDYDVALLLLDRNLRFSHSLHAVDLPNRSMMPTFNDAWVTSWGSDKRDGVYQNTGLTLQAYNAKIMDFGKCQNITQRFGVFVTRNFFCMSQIGRRSPCTRDTGAPAVSDGVLWGLASWGLRKLCGTERFPAMFTYVASTPIMNFLENRTRQLMSDDRNYPYPDKIAATWIKELMFNMSMTKAG; encoded by the exons ATGAGGATATGGTTCGTTGTTATATTGTTCtacaaacagacagacagtCAAGCTAATGATGAATATGTTAAAAACATGGCGAGAGCATTTCCAGTACAGAAAATAATACCATTCCATCGCAACATACAAATTCTAAATGCTCAAAAGTTCATCAAAGCGCTACCAGACAACACGCACCTACCGAAGAAATATGGAGCTCCAGCAACATACACTGTGTTCCCTGCGATCGCGACGAAAAGCCATAGAATAACTCACTTCCCTATTGAAACTCTGTTTGGAGCAAACAGTATAGTAAGGAAAGTACCACATCAACGATTACTAAACTACTCTAGGTTCAAAAGATCAGCTCTCACTAACGTAACAAAATCAAAGACACGTCGCCATAGAAACAATGACGATCGTAAAGACAAATACGTCCCTAATATTAGtagaaatgataaaattaatcagAAAAATCGAGTAGCAAAAGCAAGAAACATTTCAGTTGTTAGTAGAACACCTAAAAtacttgaaaacaaaaaagaaaaatcggaCCTCAAAAGTGCATCGAAATCTGACAAAggtaaaaaaggtaaaaacacaaaaagacACGATCATCGGGTtacaaaaaagattaaaagaaGCCAAACAAGCAAAACTCGATCTAAAAAGAATAGAAAAGAAAGTAACCGACGCTCCGACAGAAATACAAATCAAAGAG TAAACGCAAGCCGACGTCTGCTGGCGGGCAAAGATGCGACGATAGAGCAGTATCCATACACGGTGTCCATACAGAAGGGCGATGAGCACTGGTGCTCCGGGGCGCTACTCAACCCGCGCCTCGTCATTACCACCGCCAACTGCGTTTGGAA ATCAACACAAGTCAGTCGTATGAAGATCCGCGCAGGGTCAAAGTACTCTGACCGCGGTGGTCAAGTGGCCGGCATCCAGGAGCTGATGCGACATCCAGGTTGGAGCATTCGACATAACCCCGACTATGATGTCGCACTGCTGTTGCTTGACAGGAATCTCAG attCTCTCATTCACTTCATGCGGTTGATTTACCGAATCGATCCATGATGCCCACCTTCAATGACGCCTGGGTCACCAGCTGGGGTAGTGACAAG CGCGACGGCGTGTACCAGAACACAGGTCTGACGCTGCAGGCTTACAACGCGAAGATAATGGATTTCGGAAAATGTCAGAACATCACGCAGAGGTTCGGCGTTTTCGTTACAAGGAACTTCTTCTGCATGTCGCAGATAGGACGACGATCACCTTGCACT CGGGACACAGGCGCCCCCGCGGTGAGCGACGGAGTCTTGTGGGGGCTGGCGTCGTGGGGCTTACGTAAATT ATGCGGTACGGAACGCTTCCCGGCGATGTTTACGTACGTCGCATCGACCCCGATAATGAACTTCCTGGAGAACAGGACTCGGCAGCTCATGTCAGATGATCGGAACTATCCCTATCCGGACAAGATTGCGGCTACTTGGATAAAGGAACTCATGTTCAACATGTCAATGACTAAAGCAGGCTGA